ACTGCGACCACAGTCCTTCGGCGACGAGCAGTTCTCTGGCCCTGGCCGCCTCGGGCGAGCCGGGGCGGATGCCGTCGAGGGCGCCGCCCACCACCTGCTGGACGCGGTCGCGTACCCGTGCGGCCCGTGCCGGGTCGCCGCCGGCGCGCTCCTCGATGACGCGCTCCAGCAGACTCCGGGCGAAGGTGACGCCCGCGGCCTTGATGACCTGGAGGTCGACGGGGGCGAGCAGGTGGGGCAGGTCACGGCGGCCGACGGGCGTGTCGAGGAGTGCGTCCAGGCGCCAGACCCGTCCGCCGTCGGCCTCGCGGACGAGGGCGGCCGCGTCGTCGCGTTCCATGAGGTCGGAGACGGTGGGTGCGAGGGCCGTCAGGTCGACGACGTGCTCGCCGCGGACCGCGGCGACGCACGGTCCGTCGCGCTCCGGGTCGTGGACGCGGGCGACGAGGGCGGCCCGGTCGGCGTCCTCGGGCAGGACGGAACCGGCGGTGAGGACCGGTCGGGGGCGCGCTGCTGCCGGTTCCACGATCGATGCTCTCCTGGGGTCGGAAGGTAGGGGTTCAGTGGAAGTCGCGAACTCTCCTCGAGCCGAGGGGCCCGCTCAGTGGGAGTCGCGCGGCACCTCGTGTCCCCGGCTGCCGCGCAGGAAGTCGAAGTCGGCGCCCCGGTGCGCCTGTTCCACGTGCTGGGTGTAGAGCCAGGTGTAGCCGCCGGTGTACCGCTCGGCGGGCGCCCGCCATTCCTGCCGGCGGCGCGCGAGTTCGGCGTCGTCCACGTCCAGGCGCAGGGTGCGGTTCGGGACGTCGAGGACGACGAGGTCCCCGTCGCGCACCAGGGCGAGGGGTCCGCCGACGGCGGCCTCGGGCGCCACGTGCAGGACGACCGTCCCGTACCCGGTGCCGCTCATCCGGCCGTCGCAGACGCGCACCATGTCGGTGACGCCGGCCTTGAGCAGCTTGGCGGGCAGGGGCACGTTGGAGACCTCGGGCATGCCGGGGTAGCCCTTGGGGCCGGCGTTGCGGATGACGAGGACGGTGTTCTCGTCGACGTCGAGGTCGGGGTCGTCGGCCACCTCGTGGTAGGCCTCGGGCGAGTCGAAGACGCGGGCGGGGCCGCGGTGGGTGAGCAGGTGCGGCGAGGCGGCGGACTGCTTGAGCACGGCGCCGTCGGGGCAGAGGTTGCCGCGGAGGACGGCGATGCCGGTGCCGGCGGGCTGGAAGGGGGCGTCTAGGGGGGTGATGACGTCGGAGTCGACGCACTCGGCGCCCTCGTTGTTCTCGGCGAGGGTGCGTCCGGTGACGGTGAGCGCTTCGCCGTGCAGCAGCTCGCCGCCGAGCAGTTCGGCCAGCACGGCGGGCAGGCCGCCCGCGTAGCAGAAGTCCTCCATGAGGTACGTGCCGCTGGGCATCAGGTTGACCAGGGTGGGCACCGCGCGGACCAGTTCGTCGAAGTCCCGCAGGTCAAGCTCGACGCCGACGCGTCCGGCGAGGGCGGTGAGGTGGATGAGGGCGTTGGTGGAGCCGCCGATGGCCGCGTTGACGCGGATGGCGTTCTCGAACGCCTCCCGGGTCAGGATGTGCGAGGGGCGCAGTTCCTCCTCGACCATCGCCACGATGCGCCGCCCGGCCGCCTGTGCGGTCTCCATCCGCCGGGAGTCGACGGCGGGCCAGGCCGCCGAGCCCGGCAGCTGCATGCCGAGCGCCTCGGCCATGCAGGCCATCGTGGAGGCGGTGCCCATCGTCATGCAGTGGCCGCGGGAGCGGGCCATGCACCCTTCGGCGAAGAAGCACTCCTCCTCGGTCATGCGGCCGGTCTTCAGGTCCTCCTCGAACTTCCAGACGTGAGTGCCGGATCCCACGTCCTGGCCCCGGTACTTGCCGTTGAGCATCGGTCCGCCGGTGACCATGACGGCGGGCAGGTCGACGCTGGCGGCGCCCATGAGCATGGCGGGGGTCGTCTTGTCGCAGCCGGACAGGAGCACGACGCCGTCGAGCGGGTTGGCCCGGATCAGCTCCTCGACCTCCATGGCCATGAGGTTGCGGTACAGCATGGCGGTGGGGCGCATCAGGGTCTCGCCGGTGGCCATGGTGGGGAACATCAGCGGCAGTCCGCCCGCCTGCCACACGCCCCGCTTGACGGCTTCGGCGACGTCGGTCAGGTGGGTGTTGCAGGGGGCGAGTTCGGAGGCGCTGGTGGCGATGCCGATGACGGGGCGCCCGTCGAACACCTCGTGTCCGAGCCCCTGGTTGCGCATCCAGGAGCGGTACAGCATGCCGCTGCGGCCCCGTGCGCCGAACCAGGCCTGGCTGCGGCGGCTCTTCTCCCGACCGTCGGTCATGTGCACACTCCCGTGGCTGTGGCGTCGTCCGCTGCGCGAAGGGGCGTTGCCGGGCGGTGGCCCGGAGGCCGTACCCTGTCAGGCAATCATTAAATGATTCGATGAATGGCGTCCAGGGGGCGAGCGGAGATCGTGGTCGAATTCCTGACCATGCACCAGCGCGTGGTCGACGAGCTCGGGCGGCGCATCGCGGGCGGCGAGTGGGAGCCGGGCGGGCCGTT
The DNA window shown above is from Streptomyces sp. NBC_00670 and carries:
- a CDS encoding IlvD/Edd family dehydratase encodes the protein MTDGREKSRRSQAWFGARGRSGMLYRSWMRNQGLGHEVFDGRPVIGIATSASELAPCNTHLTDVAEAVKRGVWQAGGLPLMFPTMATGETLMRPTAMLYRNLMAMEVEELIRANPLDGVVLLSGCDKTTPAMLMGAASVDLPAVMVTGGPMLNGKYRGQDVGSGTHVWKFEEDLKTGRMTEEECFFAEGCMARSRGHCMTMGTASTMACMAEALGMQLPGSAAWPAVDSRRMETAQAAGRRIVAMVEEELRPSHILTREAFENAIRVNAAIGGSTNALIHLTALAGRVGVELDLRDFDELVRAVPTLVNLMPSGTYLMEDFCYAGGLPAVLAELLGGELLHGEALTVTGRTLAENNEGAECVDSDVITPLDAPFQPAGTGIAVLRGNLCPDGAVLKQSAASPHLLTHRGPARVFDSPEAYHEVADDPDLDVDENTVLVIRNAGPKGYPGMPEVSNVPLPAKLLKAGVTDMVRVCDGRMSGTGYGTVVLHVAPEAAVGGPLALVRDGDLVVLDVPNRTLRLDVDDAELARRRQEWRAPAERYTGGYTWLYTQHVEQAHRGADFDFLRGSRGHEVPRDSH